The Oreochromis niloticus isolate F11D_XX unplaced genomic scaffold, O_niloticus_UMD_NMBU tig00000457_pilon, whole genome shotgun sequence genome includes a region encoding these proteins:
- the LOC109199816 gene encoding zinc finger BED domain-containing protein 4 has protein sequence MSLLSLTAQWIDEEFVRHQVTLHAKSFRGSHTSQTIATAFDSMLQTWDIPKTSVHIVLRDNARNMIKAMSYAELPSLPCTAHTLQLVVHEGLLSQRSVADAVAVGRKIVGHFKHSALASSRLEDIQLQINQPVKRLQQDVQTRWNSTFYMVQSLIEQKRALGIFVSEYGLPDTLTAHQWTLLEKVISVLGPFEELTRKVSSSDATAADVIPAVTVLHRFLTRETDKDHGIKAMKGTLAAAVRTRFTDVEENPLYSIATLLDPRYKNRFFSSTTTAVNAKEMLKLELLWLPGEEDHDLNEPPSRKARSDQPTTSFDSMFDEIADEQASASVGRAAVGSSVELETDLGEAAILREDKPLQYWMVNKVRLPNLAKMAGRYLSAPCASVDSERLFSSVSHIVNESRNRLTADHAEMILFIKKNLPLTFPKTV, from the exons ATGTCGCTCCTCAGTTTAACAGCGCAGTGGATTGATGAGGAGTTTGTTCGTCATCAAGTAACACTACATGCAAAGTCGTTCAGGGGCTCGCACACCAGCCAAACCATCGCAACTGCTTTCGATAGCATGCTTCAAACCTGGGATATACCAAAGACGTCCGTCCACATAGTGCTCCGGGACAACGCAAGAAATATGATAAAGGCCATGAGTTATGCTGAGCTGCCCAGCCTGCCTTGTACTGCTCACACTCTCCAGTTGGTTGTTCATGAGGGCCTTCTGTCACAGAGGAGTGTTGCTGATGCGGTGGCAGTTGGCCGCAAAATAGTTGGACATTTTAAACATTCTGCTCTGGCCAGCTCCCGTCTCGAGGACATTCAATTACAGATCAACCAGCCTGTGAAGCGGCTCCAGCAAGACGTTCAGACCCGCTGGAACAGCACCTTTTATATGGTACAGTCATTGATCGAGCAGAAACGGGCTCTGGGAATATTTGTGTCTGAATATGGACTCCCTGATACTCTCACGGCTCACCAATGGACACTGCTGGAGAAGGTGATATCTGTTCTGGGTCCATTCGAGGAGTTAACTCGAAAAGTCAGCTCTTCAGATGCCACGGCTGCAGACGTCATTCCAGCCGTCACTGTGCTCCACAGATTTCTAACAAGGGAGACTGACAAGGACCATGGGATCAAAGCAATGAAGGGAACCTTGGCTGCAGCTGTCAGGACGCGGTTCACTGATGTGGAGGAAAACCCACTCTATAGCATCGCCACGCTACTCGATCCCAG ATATAAAAATCGTTTTTTCTCCAGCACCACAACTGCTGTAAATGCCAAGGAGATGCTAAAACTTGAGCTGCTATGGTTGCCTGGAGAGGAGGATCATGACCTGAATGAACCACCTTCAAGAAAAGCACGCAGTGACCAGCCCACAACTAGTTTTGACAGCATGTTTGATGAAATTGCAGATGAGCAGGCATCAGCATCGGTGGGCAGAGCTGCGGTAGGTTCTAGTGTAGAGTTAGAGACAGATCTTGGAGAGGCCGCAATTTTACGAGAAGACAAACCTCTACAATACTGGATGGTTAATAAAGTGCGGCTCCCAAACCTGGCTAAAATGGCGGGCAGATACCTTTCAGCACCATGTGCAAGTGTAGATAGTGAAAGGCTGTTCAGCTCAGTGTCACACATtgtgaatgaaagcagaaacaGGCTCACAGCTGATCATGCAGAGATGATTCTTTTCATCAAAAAGAACCTGCCTCTCACTTTCCCAAAAACAGTTTAG